The proteins below are encoded in one region of Syntrophotalea carbinolica DSM 2380:
- a CDS encoding phosphatidate cytidylyltransferase, protein MNGITSLSVIHAYMFGILALLTLATTTVLVLKQLKPGKNFTEPLLRIRTWWLIILLLFGALLLSRGSAIVFFGLISYLGFKEFITLIPTRQADHRVLVWAYCAIPVQYFWAYIEWYGMFIIYIPIFMFLLLPVRMLLRGQTEGFLKTAGTLQWGLMTTVLSLSHLAYLLVLPDDGPAEQMGVGLVLYLISLTEINDVTQYLWGKSCGHRKVVPEVSPNKTWAGLAGGVATTTLLAPLLAPMLTPLSVFHALLVGSLIGLSGFFGDICISAVKRDIGIKDTGTLLPGHGGILDRVDSLTFTAPLFFHFVHYFYF, encoded by the coding sequence ATGAACGGGATCACGTCCTTATCCGTAATCCATGCATACATGTTCGGCATCCTGGCGCTATTGACCCTCGCCACGACGACCGTTCTGGTTCTGAAACAACTCAAGCCAGGCAAGAATTTCACGGAACCCCTGTTACGCATCCGCACCTGGTGGCTGATCATCCTTCTGCTGTTCGGCGCGCTGTTGCTTTCCCGCGGTTCCGCCATCGTCTTTTTCGGCCTGATCTCCTACCTTGGTTTCAAGGAATTCATCACCCTCATACCGACCCGGCAGGCTGACCACCGGGTATTGGTCTGGGCCTACTGCGCAATCCCCGTGCAGTACTTCTGGGCATACATTGAATGGTACGGAATGTTCATCATCTATATCCCCATTTTCATGTTCCTGCTGTTGCCGGTGCGCATGCTGTTGCGCGGACAGACGGAAGGCTTCCTCAAAACCGCCGGCACCCTGCAGTGGGGCCTGATGACAACGGTGTTGAGCCTGAGCCATCTGGCTTACCTGCTGGTATTGCCTGACGATGGTCCCGCGGAACAAATGGGTGTAGGACTGGTTCTTTACCTGATCAGCCTTACGGAAATCAACGATGTCACCCAATACCTGTGGGGCAAAAGCTGCGGCCACCGCAAGGTAGTTCCGGAGGTAAGTCCCAACAAGACCTGGGCAGGCCTGGCCGGCGGCGTCGCCACCACGACCTTGCTGGCCCCGCTGCTGGCCCCCATGCTCACGCCCCTGTCCGTCTTCCATGCCCTGCTGGTAGGCTCGCTGATCGGCCTGTCCGGTTTTTTCGGAGACATCTGCATCTCCGCAGTCAAGCGCGACATCGGCATCAAGGACACGGGTACCCTGCTGCCGGGTCACGGCGGCATCCTCGACCGCGTCGACAGCCTGACCTTCACCGCACCGCTGTTCTTTCACTTTGTGCATTATTTTTATTTTTGA
- a CDS encoding lysophospholipid acyltransferase family protein — translation MTNILRYLWFLCIVRPVVLFAMGVHILHRERLLNHAPAIIVANHNSHLDAMVLISLFPLKRFHKVRPVAAADYFLRNRWLAWFALNIIGIIPLRRHRQTPATDPLAGCSRALEQGDILILFPEGSRGEPERLTAFRTGIAHLAKRFPSVPIIPVFMQGLGKALPRGEWIPVPVTCDVVVGEPLYWTGARRVFMEDLENRMNVLAEQVRRPVLE, via the coding sequence ATGACCAACATCCTGCGCTACCTCTGGTTCCTCTGCATCGTCAGGCCCGTGGTGCTGTTCGCTATGGGGGTGCACATCCTCCATAGAGAGAGGCTCTTGAACCATGCGCCAGCCATCATTGTCGCCAACCACAACAGCCACCTCGATGCCATGGTACTGATCTCCCTGTTCCCCCTGAAAAGGTTCCACAAAGTCCGTCCCGTGGCGGCAGCGGATTATTTTCTGCGTAACCGCTGGCTGGCCTGGTTCGCCCTTAACATCATCGGCATCATTCCCCTCCGACGGCACCGACAGACACCCGCCACCGACCCCCTTGCCGGCTGTTCCAGGGCTCTTGAACAAGGCGATATTCTGATTCTCTTCCCGGAAGGCAGCCGGGGAGAACCGGAGCGATTGACCGCCTTTCGCACGGGCATAGCTCATCTGGCAAAACGCTTTCCATCGGTTCCGATCATTCCGGTATTCATGCAGGGATTAGGCAAAGCTCTGCCACGGGGCGAATGGATACCGGTACCGGTCACCTGCGATGTGGTGGTCGGCGAACCGCTGTACTGGACTGGAGCACGCCGGGTTTTCATGGAAGACCTTGAAAACCGAATGAACGT
- a CDS encoding acyl-[ACP]--phospholipid O-acyltransferase produces MPTTEQTSPLAGAFHRLNAAQALGALNDNLIKLIIVFALISRQGADQAGTIAALGSAAFIAPFLLFSALAGSLADHFPKNRIIVWIKGFEIGIALLAVIGTWTGNPALLYLTVFLLGCHSAILAPAKYGIVPEFAAREELSRANSLLETFTFMAIVGGTALAPFLVQFFGGRHHISLLIALGLGLAGWLLARSLPTTAAAAGNRTLTLSPMAYWRTLCRLRHDHYLLLAIIGAAYFLFVGAFCQLNLLPYGIIRLGLTEEQSGYLFLAAALGIGVGSLLAGRLSGRNVEFGVVPIGAAGLTLAAFDLHVIPAHLPLVLTVIVLFGISAGLFIVPLQAFIQMRAPADRRGEILAASSFLSWMGALAASGLLWLISGPMGIGPDAAFSLLGAITLLLTILTLYLLPDFLLRFIALVVMRVGYRLTITGRQHIPVEGGALLVANHVSWVDALLLTATQQRRIRFVMDRGIYQTPLLRQLFRLMRVIPVSAKDGRKGLKEFIGGARKALDDGYMVCIFAEGEITRNGMLNEFKGGFERIVKGTDYPIIPVYIGGAWGSILSYAHGKLLSRFPSRLPYPVTVAFGEPLPAGSSAHAVRSAVMELSCDWFNARKPERRSLGEMFVDTARQNWRRPALADTGGRRLSYGQALTAARILAQKLSRLTGDSPMVGVCLPPTVGGALANLALNLNGTVPVNLNYTASDDAIRSAIARCQITCTISSRVFMEKLGTLPELPGTVYIEDLLAGIGSIRKMRAFLIARLLPSRFWARPQNFDADQLATVIFSSGSTGEPKGVMLSHHNILSNLEALRIVFRVDKRDNICSALPFFHSLGFTGTLWLPLLSGFSAVYHTNPLDGATIARTVREHRSTLLLTTPTFLMAYIRRAKPADFASLRLVMTGAEKLKTKLADSFEQRFGIRPLEGYGATELSPVISLSVPDVEIDGIRQSGSREGSVGLPVPGVAVQIVDLDNYVPVDGKSPGLILVKGPNLMLGYLGRPDKTAAAIRDGWYVTGDIGHLDRSGFLHITDRMARFSKIGGEMIPHGAVEDALHTALGRTGVLAVTGIPDDKRGEKLVVVHTPEAGEGAALHDLLTQIELPNLWKPGRDCYVQVEAMPLLGTGKLDLRGIRKIAMTGLA; encoded by the coding sequence ATGCCGACCACCGAACAGACCTCGCCACTCGCTGGCGCCTTCCATCGTCTCAATGCCGCCCAGGCCCTCGGCGCGCTGAACGACAACCTGATCAAGCTGATCATCGTCTTTGCTCTTATCAGCCGGCAAGGCGCCGATCAGGCCGGCACCATCGCCGCGCTCGGCAGCGCCGCCTTCATCGCCCCGTTCCTCCTGTTCTCGGCCTTGGCGGGCTCACTGGCCGACCATTTTCCCAAAAACCGCATCATTGTCTGGATCAAAGGATTCGAAATCGGCATTGCACTGCTGGCGGTTATCGGGACCTGGACGGGAAATCCGGCCCTGCTCTACCTGACGGTTTTTCTGCTGGGATGCCACAGTGCCATACTGGCTCCGGCCAAATACGGAATCGTACCGGAATTCGCCGCGAGGGAGGAGCTTTCCCGCGCCAACAGCCTGCTGGAAACCTTCACCTTCATGGCCATTGTCGGCGGCACGGCTCTGGCGCCGTTTCTGGTGCAGTTTTTCGGCGGCCGTCACCATATTTCACTGCTGATCGCCCTGGGTCTGGGTCTGGCGGGGTGGCTGCTGGCCCGAAGCCTGCCAACCACCGCGGCCGCGGCCGGCAACCGGACGTTAACGCTATCCCCCATGGCTTACTGGCGCACCTTGTGCAGACTGCGTCACGATCATTATCTGCTGCTGGCCATTATCGGTGCCGCTTATTTCCTGTTCGTCGGCGCCTTCTGCCAGCTCAACCTGCTGCCGTACGGCATCATCCGCCTCGGGCTCACCGAGGAACAAAGCGGCTATCTGTTTCTTGCCGCCGCCCTTGGTATCGGGGTCGGCTCGCTGCTGGCGGGACGGTTGTCGGGCCGCAACGTCGAGTTCGGAGTGGTGCCCATTGGCGCCGCTGGCCTCACCCTCGCAGCTTTCGACCTGCATGTGATTCCGGCTCACCTGCCGCTGGTACTGACTGTCATTGTCCTGTTCGGCATCAGTGCGGGGCTGTTCATCGTACCGCTGCAGGCATTCATCCAGATGCGTGCCCCGGCTGATCGTCGCGGTGAAATCCTGGCGGCGTCCAGTTTTCTCAGCTGGATGGGTGCCCTGGCCGCCTCGGGCCTGCTGTGGCTGATTTCCGGCCCCATGGGCATAGGCCCCGACGCCGCCTTCAGCCTGCTCGGCGCCATCACTCTGCTGCTGACCATCCTGACCCTGTATCTGCTGCCCGATTTTCTGTTACGTTTCATCGCCCTGGTGGTCATGCGCGTGGGATACCGGCTCACCATCACCGGACGGCAGCACATCCCCGTCGAAGGAGGAGCCTTACTGGTTGCCAACCACGTGTCCTGGGTCGATGCTCTGCTACTGACAGCGACCCAGCAGCGACGTATCCGTTTCGTCATGGATCGGGGCATCTATCAGACACCGCTATTGCGACAACTCTTCCGGTTGATGCGGGTGATCCCGGTTTCCGCCAAAGACGGCAGAAAAGGGTTGAAGGAATTCATCGGCGGCGCCCGCAAAGCTCTGGATGACGGCTATATGGTGTGTATCTTCGCGGAAGGGGAGATCACCCGCAACGGCATGCTCAACGAATTCAAGGGCGGCTTCGAACGCATCGTCAAAGGCACCGACTATCCGATCATTCCGGTGTACATCGGCGGCGCCTGGGGCAGCATCCTGTCGTACGCCCATGGCAAACTCCTGTCCCGCTTTCCCTCCCGGTTGCCCTACCCTGTCACGGTGGCATTCGGCGAGCCGCTGCCGGCCGGCAGCAGCGCTCATGCGGTACGGAGCGCCGTGATGGAACTATCCTGCGACTGGTTCAATGCCCGAAAACCGGAACGACGCAGCCTGGGCGAAATGTTCGTCGACACGGCCCGCCAGAACTGGCGACGGCCGGCCCTGGCCGACACCGGCGGTCGCCGCCTGAGCTACGGTCAGGCCCTGACAGCCGCACGCATTCTTGCTCAAAAACTCTCCCGCCTGACCGGCGATTCTCCCATGGTCGGGGTCTGTCTGCCGCCCACCGTCGGTGGCGCCCTGGCAAACCTGGCGTTGAATCTGAACGGCACGGTGCCGGTAAACCTTAACTATACCGCCTCCGACGACGCTATCCGTTCGGCCATCGCCCGATGCCAAATCACCTGCACCATCAGCTCACGGGTGTTTATGGAAAAGCTCGGCACCCTGCCGGAGCTGCCCGGGACCGTCTATATCGAAGACCTGCTCGCCGGCATCGGCAGCATCCGAAAAATGCGGGCCTTCCTCATCGCCCGTCTGTTACCGTCACGCTTCTGGGCCCGGCCGCAGAACTTCGACGCCGACCAACTCGCCACCGTGATCTTTTCCTCAGGCAGCACCGGCGAGCCCAAGGGGGTCATGCTGTCGCACCACAATATACTGTCTAACCTCGAAGCCCTGCGCATCGTATTCCGGGTCGACAAACGCGACAACATCTGTTCCGCTTTGCCGTTTTTCCACTCCCTGGGCTTCACCGGTACTCTGTGGCTGCCGCTGCTTTCCGGTTTTTCCGCCGTTTATCACACCAACCCCCTGGACGGCGCCACCATCGCCCGCACGGTACGGGAACACCGCTCGACCCTGCTGCTCACGACCCCGACTTTTCTCATGGCCTATATACGCCGGGCCAAACCCGCTGATTTTGCCAGCTTGCGTCTGGTGATGACCGGCGCCGAGAAACTCAAAACCAAACTGGCCGACAGCTTTGAACAAAGATTCGGCATCCGTCCCCTCGAAGGCTACGGCGCCACCGAACTTTCACCGGTCATTTCCCTCTCGGTACCCGACGTGGAAATCGACGGCATCCGCCAATCCGGATCCCGCGAGGGGAGTGTGGGGCTGCCGGTACCCGGCGTCGCAGTGCAGATCGTCGATCTGGACAACTACGTCCCTGTCGATGGGAAAAGCCCCGGTCTGATCCTGGTCAAAGGCCCGAACCTCATGCTCGGCTATCTCGGCCGGCCGGACAAAACCGCGGCAGCGATCCGCGACGGCTGGTACGTCACCGGCGATATCGGGCACCTCGATCGTAGCGGTTTCCTGCACATCACCGACCGGATGGCCCGCTTCAGCAAGATCGGCGGGGAAATGATCCCCCACGGGGCCGTGGAAGATGCCCTGCACACCGCCCTTGGCCGCACCGGCGTACTGGCAGTAACCGGCATCCCCGACGACAAACGAGGCGAAAAGCTGGTGGTGGTCCACACCCCGGAAGCCGGCGAAGGCGCTGCCTTGCACGATCTTTTGACACAAATCGAACTGCCCAACCTCTGGAAGCCGGGCAGGGACTGTTACGTACAGGTGGAAGCCATGCCGCTGCTCGGTACGGGCAAACTCGACCTGCGCGGGATCAGGAAAATCGCCATGACAGGGTTGGCGTAG
- a CDS encoding CDP-alcohol phosphatidyltransferase family protein, which produces MTIYQLKPAFQNLLRPLCRALAHRGITANQVTVTALLLSLATGATIWLSGGFRWALALLPAILLARMALNAVDGMLAREHAMQSSMGAILNELGDVLSDTALYLPLAIVPGLNPALMTLIVVLAVISEMTGVLAVSIGAQRRYDGPMGKSDRAFAFGLLALLLAAGISVGPWLHLVLGGILLLLLLTVVNRARCALMEVKA; this is translated from the coding sequence ATGACCATATACCAGCTCAAACCGGCCTTTCAGAATCTGCTGCGCCCCCTGTGCCGCGCGCTGGCACATCGCGGCATAACCGCCAATCAGGTCACCGTCACGGCCCTGCTGTTGTCGCTGGCCACCGGCGCCACCATTTGGCTCAGCGGAGGGTTCCGCTGGGCATTGGCCCTGTTGCCGGCGATATTGTTGGCGCGCATGGCCCTGAACGCCGTCGACGGCATGCTCGCCCGGGAACATGCCATGCAATCCTCTATGGGAGCGATCCTCAACGAACTCGGCGATGTCCTCTCGGATACCGCCCTGTATCTGCCTCTGGCGATTGTTCCCGGACTGAACCCCGCGCTGATGACCCTCATCGTGGTCCTGGCTGTTATCAGCGAAATGACCGGCGTGCTGGCCGTATCGATCGGCGCACAGAGGCGCTATGACGGACCGATGGGCAAAAGCGACCGAGCCTTCGCGTTCGGCCTGTTGGCTCTGCTGCTCGCGGCCGGCATATCCGTCGGACCCTGGCTGCACCTGGTTCTTGGCGGGATCCTGCTGTTACTGCTGTTGACCGTAGTCAATCGGGCCCGATGCGCCCTGATGGAGGTAAAGGCATGA